A genome region from bacterium SCSIO 12844 includes the following:
- a CDS encoding efflux RND transporter permease subunit — MKLSEICIERPVFAAVLSLLIIVLGLVGFSYLETRYFPKIEENTASVSISYSGASPSLMQTSITIPVENAIYSVDGLKSMTSTSAYGSTTINLTFYPNTNMTKAVGDVRDAIASITAQQLPPDADTPTISTDGVERPVLNIGFIDNQLTPAQINDYVSQYIVPQFLEIPGMGAAWTYGASSYAMRIWLNPEKMAALGITVSDVQNVLNSNNISFSGGSIQGKSRNFSIVSDTDLKTPEQFKRMIIKTTNNQIVRLGDIADVQLGSRSLIDSPMRINGKNAIDLELRPTDQANPINVADLSKNVMKKVQSKLPKDMTMFITYDQSTFLLHSIDDSYKTLIEAILLVMLVVFVFLGSIRASFIPIVTIPICVIGAFGIMLLFGFSINVITLLAIILAIGLVVDDAIVMLENIHRHIEMGKPPKIAAIEGSKEIGFSIIAMTLTLAAVYAPIGFSSGFTAAVFREFAFTLAGAVVISGFVALTASPMMCSLILRSKQKESKIERLLERIFERVNQSYQRLLSQALKIRYWIVGILVGLAFIGYALYNITPQSFIPKEDIGYFTASITSPPGATVPYTNYYMEQLEKHVYQKNKDILSNAAFIFSGSADNFVTMKPWGIRDQSTFDVIKELTPLVDSIPGIKTNFSIPDPVSFGSDTDSSDIIVYIMSLGNYNSLLKSSDKITHAFKQLPALINVDNSLKFNNYVYQISFKRNQAAMVGVNPQDIADTFSLLMSGKHITNVLTPTTTYPVIVQMNLKDLRTFGSLNKIYVPSKTNQMIPLANLVNFDTSIRQSSLLRYNRMNAAKISANLAPGYSLSEAQSEIAKVLAQDLKPNERSTYGGRLQAYLDSAGTMVGLFALAIVFIYLVLAAQFESFVDPFIILLTVPLSIVGALITILLIGGSLNLYTNIGLITLVGLISKHGILITQFSNECLNKGLSLKEAVIKGAVIRLRPILMTTFAMVLGSIPLALASGPGSISNSQIGAIIVGGLLFGTLFSLFIVPVAYLLLSPLDHKKRRLMRLK; from the coding sequence ATGAAGCTTTCTGAAATTTGTATTGAACGTCCTGTATTTGCTGCTGTATTAAGCTTATTAATTATTGTGTTAGGCTTAGTTGGTTTTAGCTATCTTGAAACCCGTTATTTTCCAAAAATAGAAGAAAACACAGCTTCTGTATCAATTAGTTACTCTGGTGCAAGTCCCTCACTAATGCAAACTAGCATTACCATCCCTGTTGAAAATGCGATCTATTCTGTTGATGGTTTAAAATCAATGACATCAACAAGTGCCTATGGAAGCACAACAATTAATCTCACCTTTTATCCAAACACCAATATGACAAAGGCTGTTGGTGATGTTAGAGATGCTATTGCAAGCATCACTGCACAACAACTACCACCGGATGCAGATACGCCTACAATTAGCACCGATGGTGTTGAACGCCCTGTATTAAATATTGGATTTATCGACAACCAATTAACACCAGCACAAATCAATGATTATGTTTCACAATATATTGTGCCACAGTTTCTTGAAATTCCAGGTATGGGTGCAGCATGGACTTATGGCGCAAGTAGTTATGCAATGCGTATCTGGCTTAATCCAGAAAAAATGGCAGCTTTAGGCATTACTGTCTCTGATGTACAAAATGTGCTTAATAGCAATAATATTTCCTTCTCAGGTGGTAGTATCCAAGGCAAAAGCCGAAATTTCTCAATTGTTTCAGATACTGATTTAAAAACACCTGAACAATTCAAAAGAATGATTATAAAAACAACTAACAATCAAATCGTTCGCCTAGGTGATATTGCAGATGTGCAACTTGGTAGTCGTAGCTTAATTGACTCACCCATGCGTATTAATGGTAAAAATGCAATTGACCTTGAATTAAGACCTACAGATCAAGCCAACCCAATTAACGTTGCTGATTTATCTAAAAATGTAATGAAAAAAGTACAGTCTAAATTGCCTAAAGATATGACGATGTTTATTACCTATGATCAGTCAACTTTTCTACTACATTCTATTGATGACAGTTATAAAACATTAATCGAAGCCATTCTACTTGTGATGCTGGTTGTTTTTGTATTTTTGGGCTCAATACGCGCATCTTTTATTCCCATTGTCACCATACCTATCTGTGTTATTGGTGCATTTGGTATTATGTTATTATTTGGTTTTTCGATTAATGTGATTACCCTTTTAGCAATTATTTTAGCTATCGGCCTTGTGGTTGATGATGCTATTGTTATGCTTGAGAATATTCACCGTCATATTGAGATGGGCAAACCACCTAAAATTGCTGCCATTGAAGGTAGTAAAGAAATTGGCTTTTCAATTATTGCAATGACATTAACATTAGCTGCTGTTTATGCACCAATTGGTTTTTCTAGTGGCTTTACTGCTGCTGTTTTTAGAGAGTTTGCTTTTACACTAGCTGGTGCTGTTGTCATTTCAGGCTTTGTTGCATTAACTGCCTCACCTATGATGTGTTCTTTAATCCTACGCTCAAAGCAGAAAGAGTCAAAAATTGAACGCTTACTTGAACGAATATTTGAACGTGTAAACCAAAGCTATCAACGCTTACTCAGCCAAGCATTAAAAATACGTTACTGGATTGTTGGCATATTAGTTGGACTTGCTTTTATCGGTTATGCACTCTATAACATCACACCACAGTCTTTTATTCCTAAAGAAGATATTGGTTACTTTACTGCTTCAATTACATCACCCCCAGGTGCTACTGTCCCTTATACCAATTATTATATGGAGCAATTAGAAAAACATGTTTATCAAAAAAATAAGGATATATTAAGTAATGCAGCATTTATATTCTCTGGTAGCGCTGATAACTTTGTTACGATGAAACCTTGGGGCATTAGAGATCAATCAACTTTTGATGTAATCAAAGAACTAACACCATTGGTAGATAGTATCCCTGGTATTAAAACAAATTTTTCAATTCCAGACCCTGTAAGCTTTGGCTCTGATACCGATAGCTCAGATATTATTGTCTATATTATGAGTTTAGGTAATTATAATTCTTTACTTAAATCTTCAGATAAAATTACCCACGCATTTAAACAATTACCAGCGCTTATAAATGTTGATAATAGCCTTAAATTTAATAATTATGTTTATCAGATTTCATTTAAGCGCAATCAAGCAGCTATGGTTGGAGTTAACCCTCAAGATATTGCCGATACATTTAGTTTACTGATGAGCGGTAAGCACATTACCAACGTTTTAACACCGACAACAACCTACCCTGTTATTGTACAAATGAATTTAAAAGATTTAAGAACATTTGGCAGTCTAAATAAAATCTATGTCCCAAGTAAAACTAATCAAATGATACCGCTTGCTAATCTCGTTAATTTTGACACAAGCATCCGTCAAAGCAGTTTACTACGCTATAACCGCATGAATGCTGCTAAAATATCTGCAAATCTTGCACCAGGTTACAGCTTATCTGAAGCTCAAAGTGAAATTGCTAAAGTATTAGCCCAAGACTTAAAACCCAATGAACGTTCTACCTATGGTGGTAGGCTACAAGCTTATTTAGACTCAGCTGGCACAATGGTTGGGTTATTTGCGTTAGCTATTGTATTTATTTACCTGGTTTTAGCAGCACAATTTGAAAGTTTTGTTGACCCATTTATTATTCTTCTAACCGTACCTTTATCAATTGTTGGTGCATTAATTACCATCTTATTAATTGGTGGCAGCTTAAATCTATATACCAATATTGGCTTAATAACACTTGTTGGTTTAATTAGTAAACATGGTATCTTAATTACACAGTTTTCAAATGAGTGTTTAAATAAAGGCCTTAGCTTAAAAGAGGCGGTTATTAAAGGTGCTGTGATTCGACTAAGACCCATTCTTATGACAACCTTTGCTATGGTTTTAGGCTCAATTCCTTTAGCACTTGCTTCAGGCCCAGGCTCAATTAGCAATTCACAAATTGGTGCGATTATCGTTGGTGGCTTATTATTCGGTACATTATTTTCATTATTTA
- a CDS encoding efflux RND transporter periplasmic adaptor subunit, which translates to MRQISIKRLYILFYLSISWLLFSNTSYANIQKPISVNIAKATMITVPEEINAVGHIQAIQQVNLSFGNDGKLTEKYFNNGDRVLKGEVIAKLDTTQDEADLQSLQAKLNIAQQTYQRMQILAKSGAVSKETLDQKKAILVEAQTELDKQKNELQDDILVAPFSGVLSSFQYDVGAYITSGTTLVQLTQQAPVKVDFSIPADLKPKIALGDQVLVSSSIYPKKRFHGVVSYLSPTINSATGTIALEANIANKNYLLTPGMFVDVSQLINSDRKILTVPDTAVQADQNGQFVFVVNKNNTVKKVYIKQGIVRNGWSQILSGIQSGTNVVSIGAFKLIDGDHITVSKISPPPTSKHSLLPHIEHNATDATIIPNQKHDANEEQPTNNTPSTQQPNQKN; encoded by the coding sequence ATGAGGCAAATAAGTATTAAACGATTGTATATTCTTTTCTATCTATCCATTAGCTGGTTATTATTTAGTAATACAAGCTATGCCAATATCCAAAAACCAATTAGTGTTAATATCGCTAAGGCAACTATGATCACCGTACCAGAAGAGATTAATGCCGTTGGTCATATTCAAGCAATCCAACAAGTAAATTTAAGCTTTGGTAATGATGGCAAGCTTACTGAAAAGTATTTTAATAATGGTGATCGCGTATTAAAAGGTGAAGTCATTGCTAAGTTAGATACCACTCAAGATGAAGCAGATTTACAATCATTACAAGCAAAATTAAATATTGCTCAACAAACCTATCAACGAATGCAAATTTTAGCAAAGTCAGGTGCCGTATCAAAAGAAACACTTGATCAAAAAAAAGCCATCCTAGTTGAAGCACAAACAGAACTTGATAAACAAAAAAATGAACTACAAGATGATATTCTAGTTGCACCATTTTCCGGTGTTTTAAGTAGCTTCCAATATGATGTTGGTGCCTATATCACATCGGGTACAACGCTTGTACAATTAACACAACAAGCACCTGTTAAAGTTGACTTTTCAATTCCGGCAGATCTAAAACCTAAAATTGCACTTGGTGATCAAGTATTAGTTAGCTCTTCAATCTATCCTAAAAAAAGATTTCATGGTGTTGTAAGCTACCTATCGCCTACCATTAATAGTGCAACTGGCACTATCGCACTAGAGGCAAATATTGCGAATAAAAATTATCTATTAACCCCTGGCATGTTTGTCGATGTCTCTCAATTAATCAATTCAGATAGAAAAATATTAACCGTACCAGATACAGCCGTTCAAGCTGATCAAAATGGCCAATTTGTATTTGTTGTTAATAAAAATAATACGGTTAAAAAAGTCTATATTAAACAAGGCATAGTGAGAAATGGCTGGTCACAGATTTTAAGTGGTATTCAAAGTGGTACAAATGTTGTTAGCATCGGTGCATTTAAGTTAATAGATGGCGATCATATTACCGTCTCTAAAATATCACCACCACCTACAAGCAAACATTCACTACTGCCTCATATTGAGCATAATGCTACTGATGCTACAATAATACCCAATCAAAAACATGATGCTAATGAAGAGCAACCAACGAATAATACGCCAAGTACCCAACAACCAAATCAAAAGAATTAA